Proteins encoded together in one Cyanobium sp. WAJ14-Wanaka window:
- a CDS encoding LCP family protein → MITGAPSPAMAPRSAQPKEAEAKVAKAKAAQKGSRRRRIATRLGAAGLGLIGGLGLLALVWPESDRSLDALKNLNSADLAKAPMRPITLLVIGLDAEQVGDGLNNAAPLGPANNDALLLIRINPQGPLQVLTVPTSLGVQLPGQKGPLPLGKLYRLGGAALSADAVRELVGLGPQEPERYLVISRAGLRNLVDGLGGVNANPPMEMRYSDRKQQLKIKLDSGLQQLKGRQIEHLARFRDPLRPDESRQEHQQEVVSSLLQEMAIQEQLVRIPGLVRSLKGQVGTNLSESETLSLLAAGLANPEGVEFSSIPLAPVPQPAAQPATKSAAKQTTPQISPQLTRVASTAPSPLWPAPPAPGP, encoded by the coding sequence TTGATCACGGGCGCCCCCAGCCCCGCCATGGCCCCCCGCTCCGCCCAACCCAAGGAAGCCGAAGCAAAGGTCGCCAAAGCAAAGGCCGCCCAGAAGGGCTCTCGGCGCCGGCGCATCGCCACCCGTCTGGGTGCTGCCGGCCTGGGCTTGATCGGCGGTCTCGGCTTGCTGGCCCTGGTTTGGCCAGAGTCGGATCGATCCCTAGATGCCCTCAAAAATCTCAACTCCGCCGATTTGGCCAAGGCCCCGATGCGACCAATCACCCTGCTGGTGATTGGTCTGGATGCGGAGCAAGTCGGCGATGGCCTCAACAATGCGGCCCCCTTGGGGCCCGCCAACAACGATGCCCTGCTGTTGATTCGCATCAATCCCCAGGGGCCACTGCAGGTGCTGACGGTGCCCACCAGCCTTGGGGTTCAGCTGCCAGGCCAAAAGGGGCCCCTGCCCTTGGGCAAGCTCTACCGGCTGGGGGGAGCCGCCCTCAGCGCCGATGCGGTGCGCGAACTGGTGGGCCTGGGGCCCCAAGAACCCGAGCGCTACCTGGTGATCAGCCGGGCGGGGCTGCGCAATCTGGTCGATGGGCTGGGGGGCGTGAATGCCAACCCGCCGATGGAAATGCGCTACAGCGACAGGAAACAACAGCTCAAAATCAAACTTGACAGCGGCCTGCAGCAACTAAAAGGCCGCCAGATCGAGCATCTGGCCCGCTTCCGGGACCCCTTGCGCCCAGATGAAAGCCGCCAGGAGCACCAACAGGAGGTGGTCAGCTCCCTGCTGCAGGAGATGGCCATTCAGGAGCAACTGGTGCGCATCCCCGGGTTGGTGAGGTCCTTGAAGGGGCAGGTGGGAACCAACCTCAGTGAATCCGAAACCCTGAGCCTGCTGGCGGCGGGCCTGGCAAACCCGGAGGGGGTCGAGTTTTCATCGATCCCCCTGGCACCCGTCCCGCAACCAGCCGCCCAACCCGCCACCAAATCAGCCGCCAAGCAAACCACTCCGCAGATCTCCCCGCAGCTGACTCGGGTGGCGAGCACCGCCCCCTCACCCCTCTGGCCAGCCCCCCCTGCCCCTGGGCCCTAG
- a CDS encoding Coenzyme F420 hydrogenase/dehydrogenase, beta subunit C-terminal domain — MVSRAPHERAKPLAKGSTYPAKDLCSQCGLCDSRWVAYVRQACAFLNQQIEPMEERVHGRSRDLDNEDELYFGVSQRMLTARLEQPIEGAQWTGIVSRIGVRALETGLVDAVLCVGQSPDDRFTPVPVLARTAEEVMAARVNKPTLSPNLEVLEQLPGSGIRRLMAIGVGCQIQALRAVQASLPLDQLYVLGLPCVDNVSREGLQTFLESASRSPGTVVHYEFMQDFRIHFRHSDGTEETVPFFGLDTPKLKDVFAPSCLSCFDYTNAGADLVVGYMGATFGRQWLTVRNPRGQELLDLVEAELDVAPTTSRGKRQAAVQQGIDAYDKALKLPMWLAELVGCIVRNVGPRGLEYGRFSIDSHFTRNALWLRRHHPEKAEAQIPAFAKKIVGRYRLPTT, encoded by the coding sequence ATGGTTTCAAGAGCTCCCCATGAGCGGGCCAAGCCCTTGGCGAAGGGAAGCACCTATCCGGCCAAGGATCTCTGCAGCCAGTGCGGTCTTTGTGATAGCCGCTGGGTTGCCTATGTGCGCCAGGCCTGTGCCTTTTTGAACCAGCAGATCGAGCCAATGGAGGAGCGGGTCCATGGCCGTAGCCGCGACCTCGACAACGAAGACGAGCTCTATTTCGGCGTCAGTCAGCGGATGCTCACGGCCCGCCTCGAGCAGCCGATTGAGGGCGCCCAGTGGACCGGCATTGTCAGTCGGATCGGGGTGCGGGCCCTGGAGACTGGCCTGGTGGATGCGGTGCTCTGTGTGGGCCAAAGCCCAGACGACCGCTTCACGCCCGTGCCGGTTTTGGCGCGTACCGCCGAGGAGGTGATGGCGGCCCGGGTCAATAAGCCCACCCTCTCGCCAAACCTCGAGGTGTTGGAGCAGTTGCCGGGCAGTGGCATTCGACGCCTAATGGCGATTGGGGTGGGCTGTCAGATCCAGGCCCTGCGGGCGGTGCAGGCCAGCCTGCCCCTAGATCAGCTCTACGTGCTCGGCTTGCCCTGCGTCGACAACGTCAGCCGGGAGGGGCTCCAAACCTTCCTGGAAAGCGCCAGTCGCTCCCCCGGCACCGTGGTGCACTACGAGTTCATGCAGGATTTCCGGATCCACTTCCGCCACAGCGATGGCACCGAGGAAACGGTGCCCTTCTTTGGGCTCGACACTCCCAAGCTCAAGGACGTCTTTGCGCCCAGCTGTTTGAGCTGCTTTGACTACACCAATGCCGGGGCCGACCTGGTGGTTGGCTACATGGGCGCCACCTTTGGCCGCCAGTGGCTCACCGTGCGCAATCCCAGGGGGCAGGAGCTGCTGGATTTGGTGGAGGCTGAGCTCGACGTGGCCCCAACCACCAGCCGGGGTAAGCGCCAGGCGGCGGTTCAACAGGGCATAGACGCCTACGACAAGGCCCTCAAATTGCCGATGTGGCTGGCAGAGCTGGTGGGCTGCATCGTGCGCAATGTGGGCCCCAGGGGCCTCGAATACGGCCGCTTTTCTATTGATTCCCACTTCACCCGCAATGCCCTTTGGCTGCGGCGGCACCATCCTGAAAAGGCCGAGGCCCAAATCCCGGCCTTTGCCAAAAAAATCGTCGGCCGTTACCGCCTCCCAACTACATGA
- the malQ gene encoding 4-alpha-glucanotransferase: MRQAGVLLHPTALPGPGGCGSFGAAAHEWISLLARHGVGVWQLLPLAPPDGTGSPYSSPSGSALNPWFLDGEVLAAEGFLTDADLAALNQLPVEDPGRLDLGGLPGRIEALGEALQRRWAGQGARRQRAFQAWRRRQRHWLDDHCLFVVIRRLEAGRPWWEWPQPLAQRRGQDLRQLARQHRPELLAEALVQWQLQRQWDQLRCHAKAEGVRLVGDLPFYVAHDSADVWCHRGLFSVTADGSLSSQSGVPPDYFSETGQLWGTPIYAWPRHWLTGFGWWLARLRRQLALFDLVRLDHFRALQAFWCVPGGATTAEHGVWRRSPGWPLLGLLWLSLGCRLPLIAEDLGVITPPVEHLRDGFALPGMKILQFAFDGDQANPYLPSNIKGRRWVVYTGTHDNATTKGWWQQLDPESQGRVGEAMAAQVQSPARQLAELALATSADLAVVPLQDLLELGDEARFNTPGTSSGNWTWRLNQPLSSLEGALQAYGQAAGRYGRG, encoded by the coding sequence ATGAGACAAGCCGGCGTTTTGCTGCACCCCACGGCCCTGCCGGGCCCCGGTGGCTGCGGCAGCTTTGGGGCGGCGGCCCACGAATGGATCAGCCTGCTGGCCCGCCATGGGGTGGGGGTTTGGCAGCTGCTGCCCCTGGCCCCCCCCGATGGCACCGGTTCCCCCTACAGCTCCCCCAGTGGTTCGGCCCTCAATCCCTGGTTCCTAGATGGGGAGGTGTTGGCTGCTGAGGGTTTCCTGACCGATGCAGACCTGGCGGCCTTGAACCAGCTGCCTGTTGAGGATCCAGGCCGGCTTGATTTGGGGGGCCTGCCTGGACGCATCGAGGCCCTGGGCGAGGCCCTGCAACGGCGCTGGGCTGGCCAGGGGGCAAGGCGCCAGCGGGCATTCCAGGCCTGGCGCCGCCGGCAGCGCCACTGGCTAGACGACCACTGTTTGTTTGTGGTGATCCGCCGCCTTGAGGCGGGCCGTCCCTGGTGGGAGTGGCCCCAGCCCCTGGCCCAGCGCCGGGGCCAGGACCTGCGCCAGTTGGCGCGGCAGCATCGGCCGGAGCTGTTGGCTGAAGCCCTGGTGCAGTGGCAGTTGCAGCGCCAATGGGACCAACTCCGCTGCCATGCCAAGGCTGAGGGGGTGCGGCTGGTGGGGGATTTGCCCTTCTATGTGGCCCATGACAGCGCCGATGTCTGGTGCCATCGAGGCCTGTTTTCTGTCACTGCAGATGGCAGCTTGAGCTCCCAGAGCGGTGTGCCGCCGGATTACTTCTCCGAGACCGGCCAACTTTGGGGCACCCCCATCTACGCCTGGCCCCGCCATTGGCTGACGGGTTTTGGTTGGTGGCTGGCCCGGCTGCGGCGCCAGTTGGCCCTTTTTGATCTGGTGCGGCTCGACCATTTCCGGGCCCTGCAGGCCTTTTGGTGCGTGCCTGGGGGAGCCACAACTGCTGAGCACGGGGTGTGGCGCCGCTCCCCCGGCTGGCCCCTGCTGGGCCTGCTTTGGCTCTCCCTGGGTTGCCGGCTTCCCCTAATCGCTGAAGACCTGGGGGTGATCACGCCGCCGGTGGAGCACCTGCGCGATGGTTTTGCCCTGCCGGGGATGAAGATCCTCCAATTTGCCTTTGATGGCGACCAGGCCAATCCCTACCTGCCCAGCAACATCAAGGGGCGCCGCTGGGTGGTGTACACCGGCACCCACGACAACGCCACCACCAAGGGCTGGTGGCAACAACTGGACCCCGAATCCCAGGGCCGAGTTGGTGAGGCAATGGCTGCCCAGGTGCAATCCCCTGCCCGCCAGCTAGCGGAATTGGCCCTCGCCACCTCCGCCGACCTGGCGGTGGTGCCGCTGCAGGATCTGCTGGAGCTGGGCGACGAAGCCCGCTTCAACACCCCCGGCACCAGCTCTGGGAACTGGACCTGGCGGCTAAACCAACCCCTTTCCAGCTTGGAAGGGGCGCTGCAGGCCTATGGCCAGGCGGCTGGTCGCTACGGCCGCGGCTGA
- a CDS encoding RodZ family helix-turn-helix domain-containing protein, which produces MIAKNGGYWRKPPIKRMEPEAPNDPLLALGAQLREARERRGLNLRQLAEVTRISAAVLEALERGWGERLPEATYLRTMLPLLEGQLNLPAGCLDGVLAYAGDHENEKPTGLRAFRLRSRAITLGSIDVFTNWHGTWIYGALSLGLLYGINLQQQRLAAEGLLALQPVPPLSATQARQLAKPKGEQQLLQLYPDLRPLELAAKGQALKLLQAEARQPNRGQPGQPGQLRIQISQPSQITLESQGGVRSKLQASQGELVLQISPPFRLSLNPAPKAAGTIEWNGEVLQPVDSGKPDGSKAGAGKAVFALPAQPRP; this is translated from the coding sequence TTGATCGCCAAGAATGGCGGCTATTGGCGCAAGCCCCCAATTAAGAGGATGGAACCGGAAGCGCCCAACGATCCTCTCCTGGCGCTTGGGGCCCAGCTGCGGGAGGCCCGCGAACGGCGGGGCCTCAACCTGCGGCAATTGGCGGAGGTCACCCGGATTAGTGCCGCCGTATTGGAGGCCCTGGAACGGGGCTGGGGCGAAAGATTGCCGGAAGCCACCTACCTGCGCACGATGCTGCCCCTGCTGGAGGGCCAGCTAAACCTGCCCGCCGGCTGCCTCGACGGCGTGCTGGCCTACGCCGGCGACCACGAAAACGAAAAGCCCACCGGCCTGCGGGCATTTCGCCTGCGCTCCCGCGCGATCACCCTCGGATCGATCGACGTCTTCACCAACTGGCATGGCACCTGGATCTATGGGGCGCTGAGCCTGGGCCTGCTCTACGGCATCAACCTCCAACAACAGAGGCTGGCCGCAGAGGGATTGCTGGCCCTGCAGCCGGTGCCACCCCTCAGCGCGACCCAGGCCCGCCAGCTCGCCAAACCCAAGGGGGAGCAACAGCTGCTGCAGCTCTACCCCGACCTACGGCCCCTGGAACTGGCAGCCAAGGGCCAAGCCCTGAAGCTGCTGCAGGCGGAGGCCCGCCAGCCCAACCGCGGCCAGCCAGGCCAGCCGGGCCAGCTACGGATCCAAATCAGCCAACCCAGCCAGATCACCCTGGAGAGCCAGGGCGGGGTGCGCAGCAAACTGCAGGCCAGCCAGGGGGAATTGGTTTTGCAGATCAGTCCCCCCTTCCGGCTCAGCCTCAACCCCGCGCCCAAGGCAGCTGGAACGATCGAGTGGAACGGCGAGGTGCTGCAGCCAGTGGATAGTGGCAAACCGGATGGGAGCAAAGCGGGTGCGGGCAAAGCGGTATTTGCCCTACCTGCTCAGCCGCGGCCGTAG
- a CDS encoding pseudouridine synthase — protein sequence MARERLQKLIAAAGLCSRRNAEVWLRSGQVLVNGSVAQLGDRADPNLDQINVQGRPLAKRPDPLLILLNKPAGVVCSCHDPEGRTTVLDLLPDDLSQGQGLHPVGRLDAESRGALLLSNQGDITLKLTHPRYGHRKTYLVWLRGEVQRTQLEQWARGVELDGQASQPVQVSIQQTRPNATCLELVMGEGRNRQIRRTAALLGYTVLDLQRLAIGPIGLGELPEGRWRRLDRQEWRLLAQAPN from the coding sequence ATGGCCCGAGAGCGGCTCCAAAAATTGATCGCCGCCGCCGGGCTGTGCTCGCGCCGCAATGCCGAAGTCTGGTTGCGCTCTGGCCAGGTGCTGGTCAATGGCAGCGTTGCCCAGCTGGGAGATCGGGCCGATCCCAATCTCGATCAAATCAATGTGCAGGGCAGGCCCCTGGCCAAACGGCCCGACCCCTTGTTGATCCTGCTGAACAAGCCAGCCGGCGTGGTCTGCAGCTGCCATGACCCGGAGGGCCGGACCACCGTGCTCGACCTCCTACCCGACGATCTCAGCCAGGGCCAGGGCCTCCATCCCGTCGGCCGGCTGGATGCCGAAAGCCGCGGGGCCCTGTTGCTCAGCAACCAGGGCGACATCACCCTCAAGCTCACCCATCCCCGCTACGGGCACCGCAAGACCTACCTGGTCTGGTTGCGGGGCGAAGTACAGCGCACCCAACTAGAGCAATGGGCCCGGGGCGTGGAGCTCGATGGCCAAGCCAGCCAACCGGTGCAGGTGAGCATCCAGCAAACGCGCCCCAATGCCACCTGCCTGGAGCTGGTAATGGGGGAGGGGCGCAATCGCCAGATCCGACGCACCGCAGCCCTACTGGGCTACACCGTGCTGGATCTCCAGCGCCTGGCCATTGGGCCGATTGGGTTGGGGGAACTGCCGGAGGGTCGCTGGCGGCGCCTTGATCGCCAAGAATGGCGGCTATTGGCGCAAGCCCCCAATTAA
- a CDS encoding RpoD/SigA family RNA polymerase sigma factor — MPSLPVLGPDASSRDGGGDLVRSYLRDIGRVPLLSHEQEITLGRQVQELMSIEEIEQDLEQKLGAKPSQDQLAAAAGMEAALLKKRLKGGRRAKERMVAANLRLVVSVAKKYTKRNMELLDLIQEGTIGLVRGVEKFDPTRGYKFSTYAYWWIRQGITRAIAEKSRTIRLPIHITETLNKLKKGQRELSQELGRTPTVTELASYVELPEEEVKDLLCRARQPVSLETKVGDGDDTELLDLLAGDGELPEDQLNGECLKGDLRALLEQLPELQGRVLKMRYGIDTGSELGAAGMNGGIAAGIGLEEPMSLSAIAKELGISRDKTRSLERRAQEELRRRSAELIGYLVA; from the coding sequence ATGCCCTCTCTGCCCGTGCTCGGCCCCGATGCTTCCTCCCGCGATGGGGGCGGCGACCTTGTGCGCTCCTATTTGCGTGACATCGGCCGTGTGCCGTTGCTCAGCCATGAGCAGGAAATCACCCTGGGCCGCCAGGTGCAGGAGCTCATGTCGATTGAGGAGATCGAACAGGACTTGGAGCAGAAGCTTGGTGCCAAGCCCAGCCAGGACCAACTTGCAGCTGCTGCGGGCATGGAGGCTGCCCTTTTAAAGAAGCGACTAAAGGGTGGTCGCCGGGCCAAGGAGCGGATGGTGGCTGCCAATTTGCGGCTGGTGGTGAGTGTGGCCAAGAAGTACACCAAGCGGAATATGGAACTGCTGGATCTGATCCAGGAGGGAACGATCGGCCTGGTGAGGGGAGTGGAGAAATTCGATCCCACCCGTGGCTATAAGTTTTCGACCTATGCCTACTGGTGGATCCGCCAGGGGATCACCAGGGCGATTGCTGAAAAGAGCAGAACAATCCGCCTGCCGATCCACATCACCGAAACCCTGAACAAGCTGAAAAAGGGCCAAAGGGAACTGAGTCAGGAGCTGGGCCGTACCCCGACGGTGACGGAGTTGGCGAGTTACGTGGAGCTGCCGGAGGAGGAGGTGAAGGACCTGCTGTGCCGGGCGCGCCAACCGGTGAGCCTGGAAACAAAGGTGGGAGATGGCGACGACACCGAACTGCTGGATTTACTGGCGGGTGATGGTGAACTGCCAGAGGATCAACTGAACGGTGAATGCCTGAAGGGAGACCTGCGGGCGCTGCTGGAGCAACTGCCAGAACTGCAGGGCAGGGTTTTAAAGATGCGCTATGGGATCGATACGGGCAGTGAGCTTGGTGCGGCCGGCATGAATGGCGGCATAGCGGCAGGCATCGGCCTGGAAGAACCGATGAGCCTCAGCGCCATTGCCAAGGAATTGGGCATTAGCCGCGACAAAACCCGCAGCCTCGAGCGCCGCGCCCAGGAAGAACTGCGCCGCCGTTCGGCGGAGCTAATTGGCTATCTGGTGGCTTGA